One Streptomyces sp. 840.1 genomic window, GCCGGTGCTACGACGGCGAACCGTTCGTCCGGCTCGTGGCCCGGCGGGCGGGACTGCACCGGCTGCCGGAGCCGCAGTTCCTGACCGGGAGCAACTTCACGGACATCGGCTTCGACGTCGATGACGACGGTGAGCGCGTCGTCGTCGTCGCGGCGCTGGACAATCTCGTCAAGGGCGCCGCCGGGGGAGCTGTCCAGAGCATGAACGTCGCGGCGGGAATCCCCGAACGCACCGGAGTGGACTTTCCCGGATTGCACCCGGTGTAGGCCGGTGGAATCCATGGACGGCGTACTGGTGGTGAAGCTCGGCGGGGGCCTGGACCCCGGCCGGGCGCTCGACAACGTCGCGGCTCTGCGCGGCGCGGGTACCGATGTGGTCCTCGTACACGGCGGCGGAGCCGAAGCCGACCTGCTCGCCGGGCAGTTGGGACATCCCGTGCAGACCATCGAGGCAGCCGACGGCACCCGCAGCAGACGAACGGACGACACGGCGCTCGACGTCCTGGCCATGGCGCTCCTCGGCCGGGTCAAACCCGCACTCGTCGGCGGCCTGCGGGCGCGAGGCGTGATCGCGGCCGGACTGTGCGGCGCGGACGGCGCGCTGCTGACGGCCGAACGCAAGACGGCGATCAGGAGCCGGGAGAACGGCAGGGTCCGGCTGATCCGCGACGACAGGGCGGGCCGTGTCACACACGTCGCCCCGGCCATCCTGCGCGCCCTGCT contains:
- a CDS encoding [LysW]-aminoadipate kinase, encoding MDGVLVVKLGGGLDPGRALDNVAALRGAGTDVVLVHGGGAEADLLAGQLGHPVQTIEAADGTRSRRTDDTALDVLAMALLGRVKPALVGGLRARGVIAAGLCGADGALLTAERKTAIRSRENGRVRLIRDDRAGRVTHVAPAILRALLAGGLVPVVSPPAADEGGRLLNVDADQVAAAIATALGAHALVLLTDVPGVLSDPPDPASLIARLDCSGPGPAAVSGRMRHKVRAAVRARLAGVRHVAIGHGGIDGPVDAALNGVGTVVVGTQQVGT